From Vagococcus jeotgali, one genomic window encodes:
- a CDS encoding DUF1189 domain-containing protein produces the protein MSTINLIKASFTQPKLLMEARHKKGWHIFVYILILALVLSLPVIYQTTQITQSMQQDGEEIIKKMPDFKIVDNTLTPDKKDSGFVYQTNSIIFTFDPDGKRNKQDIASDASGNALVIGLLKHEAVLALPQIGTTTDVVDSNLVTIPYSLPQVSMLSKTFIEQMLTGKTSGVMWFGLILIITFVMVLVNFLIDIVLLTFFATLFTKLRMLRLKFTDVFKILIYCATVPTILTVIAQFIWPSISFGSIGLALTLIIYFSALPKIPKIKKK, from the coding sequence ATGAGTACAATTAATTTAATTAAAGCAAGTTTTACACAACCGAAGTTATTAATGGAAGCCCGCCATAAAAAGGGCTGGCACATTTTTGTCTATATATTAATTCTAGCTTTAGTCTTATCATTACCAGTCATTTATCAAACAACACAAATTACACAATCCATGCAACAAGATGGCGAAGAGATTATAAAAAAAATGCCTGATTTCAAAATCGTCGATAACACTTTAACACCTGATAAAAAAGATTCAGGATTTGTTTATCAAACAAACTCGATTATTTTTACCTTTGATCCAGATGGCAAGCGTAATAAACAAGACATTGCATCTGACGCTTCAGGCAATGCGTTGGTTATTGGTCTATTAAAACATGAAGCAGTCTTGGCTCTTCCACAAATAGGAACAACAACTGATGTTGTAGATAGTAACTTGGTAACCATTCCGTACTCTCTTCCGCAAGTTTCCATGCTAAGTAAAACATTCATCGAACAAATGTTAACTGGAAAAACAAGTGGTGTGATGTGGTTTGGATTAATTCTTATTATTACTTTTGTCATGGTTTTAGTTAACTTTTTAATTGATATCGTATTGTTAACATTCTTTGCTACCTTATTTACAAAATTAAGAATGTTACGTTTAAAATTTACAGATGTTTTTAAAATTTTAATTTATTGTGCCACAGTACCTACTATTTTAACTGTCATTGCTCAATTTATTTGGCCTAGTATTTCTTTTGGATCTATTGGTCTAGCTCTAACTTTGATCATTTATTTTAGTGCCCTTCCAAAGATCCCAAAAATTAAAAAGAAATAA
- a CDS encoding HesB/YadR/YfhF family protein yields MELVITDQAHNWFKDELDLETGDTLRIFGKYGGSTNVHVGFSTGIQVVEPMESLEAVNKDGITYFTEHGDEWFFSDYILTVDLDPILEEPRYTYTV; encoded by the coding sequence ATGGAACTTGTTATAACAGATCAAGCACATAATTGGTTTAAAGATGAATTAGATTTAGAAACAGGTGATACACTCCGTATTTTTGGGAAATATGGTGGAAGTACTAATGTTCATGTTGGTTTTTCAACAGGTATTCAAGTTGTTGAGCCAATGGAAAGTTTAGAAGCAGTCAATAAAGATGGGATTACTTATTTTACTGAACACGGAGATGAGTGGTTTTTTTCAGACTATATATTAACCGTTGATTTAGATCCAATTTTAGAGGAACCGCGTTATACCTACACAGTATAA
- a CDS encoding superoxide dismutase yields MAYILPELPYAYDGLEPHIDELTMKLHHDKHHNTYVTNLNAAIENYPELGNQTIEELIINLNDVPEDIRVAVRNNGGGHANHTFFWEIMSPTGGGEPTGAIKGAIESAFGSYDAFKEQFLAAATSRFGSGWAWLVDNNGQLEIMSTPNQDSPLTDGLTPLLGIDVWEHAYYKKYSNVRPEYVKAFFNVINWDEVNRRYKEIQK; encoded by the coding sequence ATGGCTTATATTTTACCAGAATTACCTTATGCATATGACGGACTAGAACCACATATTGATGAATTAACAATGAAACTACATCACGATAAACATCACAACACTTATGTCACAAACTTAAATGCAGCAATTGAGAATTATCCTGAATTGGGTAACCAAACAATTGAAGAATTAATTATTAACTTAAATGATGTACCTGAAGATATTCGTGTAGCAGTTCGTAACAATGGCGGCGGACATGCTAATCATACATTTTTCTGGGAAATCATGTCGCCAACAGGTGGTGGTGAACCAACAGGAGCCATTAAAGGTGCTATTGAGAGTGCTTTTGGTAGCTATGATGCTTTTAAGGAGCAATTTTTAGCAGCTGCAACATCACGTTTTGGTTCAGGTTGGGCTTGGTTAGTTGATAATAACGGTCAATTAGAAATTATGTCTACACCAAACCAAGACTCACCATTAACAGATGGATTAACACCATTACTTGGTATTGATGTGTGGGAACATGCATATTACAAAAAATATAGCAATGTTCGTCCAGAGTATGTTAAAGCTTTCTTTAATGTTATTAACTGGGATGAAGTAAACAGACGCTACAAAGAAATTCAAAAATAA
- a CDS encoding pyruvate carboxylase: protein MKKVLVANRGEIAIRVFRACTELNLETVAVYATEDERSIHRFKADEAYLIGAGKKPIEAYLDIEDIIRVAKECEADAIHPGYGFLSENIDFAKRCEEEGITFIGPTVHQLDIFGDKIKAKQAAKAARVDAIPGTDGPVESLEDVLNFGETFGYPIMIKAALGGGGRGMRVAYTKEEAEDGYKRSKSEAKAAFGSDEVYVEKYISNPKHIEVQILGDTHGNMLHLFERDCSVQRRHQKVVEVAPSISLSDKQRVDICDAAVRLMKHVDYVNAGTVEFLVENDDFYFIEVNPRIQVEHTITELITDVDIVISQIQIAMGQDLHKDMLLPHQEGIHIHGYAIQCRITTEDPLNQFLPDIGKIDTYRSPGGYGIRLDVGNAFAGAIVSPFFDSLLVKVCTHAITFEQTIQKMLRALKEFRIRGVKTNIPFLYNVLSHPTFAKGEATTTFIDNTPTLFKFPEDRDRGNKMMKYIAEVTVNGFPGIGKTEKQHNELPRLPKIERIEKQIVTPKQILDTSGAQAVVDWVKEQPEVLMTDTTFRDAHQSLLATRVRTNDLKRIAQATEDALPNLFSLEMWGGATFDVSYRFLSEDPWVRLRKLRKLMPNTLFQMLFRGSNAVGYQNYPDNVLKEFINLSAREGIDVFRIFDSLNWLPQMQKSIQYIRDAGKIAEGAICYTGDVLNPERSKYNLAYYKQMAKDLENMGAHIIGLKDMAGLLQPQAAYHLITELKATVDLPIHLHTHDTAGNGIITYSAATKAGVDIVDVSISAMSGATSQPSMSSLYYALKNGPRALELDIENVQKVNHYWEDVRRYYAPFENGISAAQTEVYQHEMPGGQYSNLQQQAAAVGLGERFDEVKEMYKTVNLMFGDIVKVTPSSKVVGDMALFMVQNNLTEEDIMSRGRELSYPESVISFFKGDLGQPTGGFPEPLKDIILNGRPSITVRPGSLTPPADFEQVTLDLKEQIGRQPSDLEVISYIMYPQVFLDYVQMNKQFGDVELLGTPTFFQGMRAGENIEVRIEKGKTLILTLDEIGEPDIEGNRILFFNLNGQRREVVVKDTNIKSSVFLKEKAEPTNDAHIAATMPGSVLSVLVSVAEEVQKGDAIIVTEAMKMETTIYAKRSGIVKRILVGDGEAIQAGDLLVELTI from the coding sequence ATGAAGAAAGTATTAGTAGCCAATCGTGGTGAAATAGCCATTCGTGTGTTTAGAGCCTGTACAGAATTAAATTTAGAAACTGTAGCGGTGTACGCCACAGAAGATGAGCGTTCTATTCATCGTTTTAAGGCAGATGAGGCATACTTAATTGGAGCTGGTAAAAAACCAATTGAGGCTTATTTAGATATTGAAGATATTATTCGAGTAGCTAAAGAGTGTGAGGCAGACGCGATTCACCCAGGTTATGGCTTTTTATCTGAAAACATTGATTTTGCTAAAAGATGTGAAGAAGAAGGCATTACTTTTATTGGGCCAACAGTTCATCAATTAGATATTTTTGGTGATAAAATTAAAGCTAAACAGGCGGCAAAAGCAGCTAGGGTAGATGCTATTCCTGGGACAGATGGACCAGTTGAAAGTTTGGAAGACGTTCTAAATTTTGGAGAGACTTTTGGTTACCCAATTATGATCAAAGCAGCCCTTGGTGGTGGTGGTCGTGGTATGCGAGTGGCCTATACAAAAGAAGAGGCAGAAGATGGTTATAAACGATCTAAAAGTGAAGCAAAAGCGGCTTTTGGTAGTGATGAAGTATATGTTGAAAAGTACATCTCAAATCCTAAGCATATAGAAGTTCAAATTTTAGGAGATACTCATGGTAACATGTTGCATCTTTTTGAACGAGATTGTTCCGTACAAAGAAGACATCAAAAAGTTGTAGAAGTAGCTCCTTCTATTTCACTAAGTGACAAACAAAGAGTAGACATTTGTGATGCGGCTGTTAGATTAATGAAACATGTTGATTATGTGAATGCTGGAACAGTTGAGTTCTTAGTAGAAAATGATGATTTTTATTTCATAGAGGTTAATCCTAGGATTCAAGTGGAGCATACAATTACAGAACTTATTACTGATGTTGATATTGTTATTAGTCAAATTCAAATAGCCATGGGTCAAGATTTACATAAGGATATGTTATTACCTCATCAGGAAGGGATTCATATTCATGGGTATGCCATCCAGTGTCGTATCACAACAGAAGATCCATTAAATCAATTTTTACCAGATATTGGAAAAATTGACACGTATCGATCTCCTGGTGGTTATGGTATTCGTTTAGATGTTGGTAACGCATTTGCAGGAGCGATTGTTTCTCCGTTTTTTGATTCTTTACTAGTTAAGGTTTGTACACATGCTATAACGTTTGAGCAGACTATTCAAAAAATGTTACGTGCACTAAAAGAATTTAGAATTCGGGGAGTCAAAACTAATATTCCCTTTTTATACAACGTTCTATCTCATCCAACATTTGCAAAGGGTGAGGCGACAACAACATTTATTGATAACACACCTACTTTGTTTAAGTTTCCAGAAGATAGAGACCGTGGTAATAAAATGATGAAATACATTGCTGAGGTGACAGTTAATGGTTTTCCTGGAATTGGTAAAACAGAAAAACAACACAATGAATTGCCAAGACTGCCTAAAATAGAGCGTATTGAAAAACAAATTGTTACACCTAAGCAAATACTTGATACATCTGGAGCTCAAGCTGTTGTAGATTGGGTGAAGGAGCAACCAGAAGTTTTAATGACAGATACAACGTTTCGTGATGCTCATCAAAGCTTACTAGCAACCCGTGTAAGAACCAATGATTTAAAACGAATTGCACAAGCCACAGAAGATGCATTACCCAACTTATTCTCCTTAGAGATGTGGGGTGGGGCAACATTTGATGTCTCTTATAGATTCTTAAGTGAAGATCCTTGGGTAAGGCTTAGAAAGTTAAGAAAACTAATGCCAAATACATTATTCCAAATGTTATTTAGAGGTTCAAATGCTGTGGGGTATCAAAATTATCCAGATAATGTTTTAAAAGAGTTTATTAATTTATCAGCTAGAGAAGGCATTGATGTATTTAGAATATTTGATAGCCTAAACTGGTTACCTCAAATGCAAAAAAGTATTCAATATATCAGAGATGCAGGTAAAATTGCTGAAGGTGCTATTTGTTACACGGGGGATGTGTTAAATCCTGAACGCTCTAAATATAATTTAGCTTATTATAAACAAATGGCTAAGGATTTAGAAAACATGGGGGCTCACATCATTGGTCTAAAAGATATGGCAGGTTTACTACAACCTCAAGCTGCTTATCATTTGATCACAGAATTAAAAGCAACAGTTGATTTACCAATTCATTTACATACTCATGATACAGCAGGTAATGGGATTATCACTTATTCAGCTGCCACTAAGGCAGGTGTTGATATTGTAGATGTCTCTATAAGTGCAATGAGTGGTGCGACAAGTCAACCTAGTATGAGTAGCTTATATTATGCTCTAAAAAATGGACCAAGAGCTCTTGAACTTGATATTGAAAATGTCCAAAAAGTAAACCATTACTGGGAAGATGTGAGACGTTACTATGCGCCATTTGAAAATGGTATTAGTGCAGCTCAAACAGAAGTTTACCAACATGAAATGCCAGGTGGTCAATATTCTAATCTTCAACAACAAGCTGCAGCAGTTGGGCTTGGTGAGAGATTTGATGAAGTAAAAGAGATGTATAAAACTGTTAACTTGATGTTTGGAGACATTGTGAAAGTTACCCCGTCATCTAAAGTTGTCGGAGATATGGCTTTATTTATGGTACAAAATAATTTAACTGAAGAAGATATTATGTCACGTGGTAGAGAACTTAGTTATCCAGAGTCAGTGATTAGTTTCTTTAAAGGAGATTTAGGTCAACCAACAGGTGGTTTTCCTGAGCCACTAAAAGATATTATTTTAAATGGACGTCCATCAATTACTGTACGTCCAGGTAGCTTAACCCCACCTGCTGATTTTGAGCAAGTAACATTAGATCTTAAAGAACAAATAGGTAGACAGCCATCTGATCTAGAGGTCATTAGCTATATTATGTACCCTCAAGTCTTTTTAGATTACGTTCAAATGAACAAGCAGTTTGGTGACGTGGAATTGTTAGGAACCCCTACTTTCTTCCAGGGGATGCGTGCTGGAGAGAATATCGAAGTTAGAATAGAAAAAGGAAAAACGTTAATCTTAACGTTAGATGAAATTGGTGAGCCTGATATTGAAGGTAATCGTATTTTATTCTTTAACTTAAACGGGCAACGTCGTGAGGTTGTTGTGAAAGATACAAATATAAAATCAAGTGTCTTCTTGAAAGAAAAAGCAGAACCAACTAATGATGCTCATATTGCGGCGACCATGCCAGGATCAGTCCTATCTGTTTTAGTATCAGTCGCAGAAGAAGTTCAAAAGGGTGATGCGATTATTGTCACAGAAGCGATGAAGATGGAAACAACCATTTATGCTAAGCGAAGTGGTATAGTTAAACGTATTCTAGTGGGTGATGGTGAAGCGATTCAAGCAGGAGATTTACTTGTCGAATTAACAATTTAA
- a CDS encoding DUF1507 family protein translates to MVEISRETIMLSLNQEAEKIRKLLTNQRNYQCISQCKAFEEVVDTQMFGFSKQIEFAQSIGLIDKQYGSQLIADLEQELNRVYNNVYQESKDVD, encoded by the coding sequence ATGGTAGAAATATCTCGTGAAACAATTATGTTGTCTTTAAACCAAGAGGCAGAAAAAATTAGAAAATTATTAACTAACCAACGAAATTATCAATGTATTTCACAATGTAAAGCTTTTGAGGAAGTTGTTGATACGCAGATGTTTGGTTTTTCAAAACAGATAGAGTTTGCACAATCAATTGGTTTAATTGATAAGCAATACGGAAGTCAGTTGATTGCTGACTTAGAACAAGAATTAAACCGAGTATATAATAATGTATACCAAGAATCTAAAGATGTTGACTGA